A region of Thermovibrio ammonificans HB-1 DNA encodes the following proteins:
- a CDS encoding type II secretion system F family protein, with translation MPVYKYVGRDVLNRRRRGSVEAENPELAKEILFARGVVVVEKLSEDKSILSQNISLSFLERVTIKDLLIFTRQLHAMIHAGIPLVQALRIIKEQLPNRRLRQIVEEIASFIEEGGKFSTAISRYRDIFGDLYISMVRAAEEAGTLEETLKRLADYLEKVEKLRGKVKSALFYPVFVFIVAMLIVTGILVFVIPTFEQLYADMGGELPALTQMVIKVSNWVRDYAGWIVLFIVVFIIGFVQLRRLEKFRYLTDLLLLKLPIFGELVLKSSIASFARTLASMIASGINILNALSISAETANNEVIRKAIEDVRSQVEKGVSLSQALAKHSIFPPMLVNMVAIGEQAGNLDEMLSKVADFYEEEVDRTVDGLTSLIEPLMIVFIGSIIGVIIVALYLPIFNIASLIK, from the coding sequence ATGCCGGTATACAAGTACGTTGGCAGAGACGTCTTGAACAGGCGCAGAAGGGGTTCTGTAGAGGCAGAAAACCCCGAGCTGGCAAAGGAGATACTGTTTGCCCGGGGAGTTGTGGTAGTTGAGAAGCTCTCCGAAGACAAGTCAATCCTGAGCCAGAACATCTCCCTCTCCTTCCTGGAGAGGGTAACGATTAAAGACCTGCTCATCTTTACCCGGCAGCTCCACGCAATGATTCACGCCGGGATACCGCTGGTTCAGGCCCTCAGAATAATCAAAGAGCAGCTGCCCAACCGCAGGCTCAGACAGATAGTTGAGGAAATCGCCTCCTTCATCGAGGAGGGGGGCAAGTTCTCAACCGCAATCTCCCGCTACAGGGACATCTTCGGGGACCTCTACATCTCCATGGTAAGGGCCGCGGAAGAGGCGGGAACCTTAGAGGAGACCTTAAAGCGGCTTGCAGACTACCTGGAGAAGGTAGAGAAGTTAAGGGGTAAGGTCAAAAGCGCCCTCTTCTACCCGGTGTTCGTCTTTATAGTGGCAATGCTCATAGTTACCGGAATACTGGTGTTCGTAATACCCACCTTCGAGCAGCTCTACGCCGACATGGGCGGCGAGCTTCCGGCCCTCACCCAGATGGTAATAAAGGTGAGCAACTGGGTAAGGGACTACGCCGGCTGGATAGTCCTGTTCATAGTGGTCTTCATCATCGGCTTTGTCCAGCTCCGGAGGCTCGAGAAGTTCCGCTACCTTACAGACCTCCTCCTTTTAAAACTGCCGATTTTCGGGGAGCTCGTCCTTAAGAGCAGCATAGCGAGCTTTGCCAGGACCCTGGCCTCGATGATAGCAAGCGGTATCAACATACTCAACGCCTTAAGCATATCGGCAGAAACGGCAAACAACGAGGTTATCAGAAAGGCGATTGAAGATGTAAGGAGCCAGGTTGAAAAGGGCGTTAGCCTCTCCCAAGCCCTCGCAAAACACTCAATATTCCCGCCGATGCTGGTAAATATGGTGGCGATAGGCGAGCAGGCCGGCAACCTCGACGAGATGCTCTCAAAGGTTGCCGACTTCTACGAGGAGGAGGTTGACAGAACCGTAGACGGCCTCACCTCTTTAATCGAGCCGCTGATGATAGTTTTCATCGGCTCGATTATCGGTGTGATAATCGTTGCCCTCTACCTGCCGATATTCAACATCGCAAGCCTCATAAAGTAA
- a CDS encoding undecaprenyl-diphosphate phosphatase, with the protein MDLLDAVILGVVEGVTEFLPISSTGHMILASYLLGIKQSAFTKTFEIAIQLGAILAVVFIYREKLSKSLELWKKLIAAFIPTGILGLLLHHYVEELFSPLVVSVMLIVWGVIFIVVELLYKEREHQIDRPEEISYAKAIGIGLFQSLAMIPGTSRSGATIIGGLLLGMNRVAATEFSFLLAIPTMLAATGFELVKNASSLSGGHFVLLGVGFVVAMVSAFAAVKWLLNFIKSHTFIPFGIYRIIVGLIFLLILL; encoded by the coding sequence ATGGACCTGCTGGACGCTGTAATACTCGGCGTTGTAGAGGGAGTTACCGAGTTCCTGCCCATATCGTCTACGGGCCACATGATTTTAGCCTCGTACCTGCTGGGGATAAAACAGAGCGCCTTCACAAAAACCTTCGAGATAGCCATCCAACTGGGAGCCATTCTGGCCGTTGTTTTCATATACAGGGAGAAGCTCTCAAAGAGCCTCGAACTGTGGAAAAAGCTTATAGCCGCCTTCATACCTACCGGCATTCTGGGGCTGCTGCTCCACCACTACGTAGAGGAGCTCTTCAGCCCGCTGGTTGTAAGCGTTATGCTGATAGTTTGGGGCGTAATCTTCATAGTTGTTGAGCTCCTCTACAAGGAGAGAGAGCACCAAATAGATAGGCCCGAGGAGATAAGCTACGCAAAAGCCATAGGTATAGGGCTGTTTCAGTCCCTTGCCATGATTCCGGGAACCTCCCGCTCAGGAGCCACAATCATAGGCGGACTGCTGCTGGGGATGAACCGGGTTGCGGCAACCGAGTTCTCGTTCCTTCTTGCCATACCCACAATGCTTGCGGCAACCGGCTTTGAGCTGGTGAAGAACGCAAGCTCCCTAAGCGGCGGGCACTTTGTGCTGCTCGGCGTCGGATTTGTGGTGGCAATGGTCTCTGCCTTCGCGGCGGTCAAGTGGCTTCTTAATTTTATTAAAAGTCACACCTTCATACCCTTTGGTATTTATAGGATAATAGTAGGGTTGATATTCCTGCTGATACTACTGTAA
- a CDS encoding response regulator, producing the protein MRILIVDDERGIREALKEMLEDEGFEVFTLESGSGVVDKVKELHPRVLILDLFLPGTSGMEVLKELNREGLTGQVAVIILSGHGTVESAVKAMKLGAFDFLEKPFDFGALLEAIKRAASAKAPAHNGPLLEHYTSLPLRQAREAFEKQYILEVLRKFNWDLKKSAQFMEIDISNLYRKMNKYGIEKGEVAEE; encoded by the coding sequence ATGAGAATTCTGATAGTTGACGACGAAAGGGGCATAAGGGAAGCCCTTAAGGAGATGCTCGAAGACGAAGGCTTTGAAGTTTTCACCCTTGAGAGCGGGAGCGGGGTTGTCGATAAGGTCAAAGAGCTTCACCCCCGCGTTCTAATACTCGACCTCTTCCTCCCCGGAACCTCCGGGATGGAGGTTCTTAAAGAGCTCAACCGGGAGGGGCTCACCGGCCAGGTGGCCGTGATTATCCTCTCGGGCCACGGCACGGTAGAGTCTGCCGTAAAGGCCATGAAGTTGGGAGCCTTCGACTTCCTCGAGAAACCCTTCGACTTCGGCGCCCTCCTTGAGGCGATAAAGAGGGCCGCAAGCGCTAAAGCTCCTGCCCACAACGGCCCCCTCCTTGAACACTACACCTCTCTCCCCCTGAGGCAGGCCAGGGAGGCCTTTGAGAAACAGTACATCCTTGAGGTTCTCAGGAAGTTCAACTGGGACCTTAAAAAGAGCGCCCAGTTTATGGAGATAGACATCTCCAACCTCTACAGGAAGATGAACAAGTACGGCATAGAGAAAGGTGAAGTGGCTGAAGAGTGA
- a CDS encoding type IV pilus twitching motility protein PilT, with protein MAELSMINLLKEVVDRGASDLHIAPGSPPRLRIVGDLVPLTEYGTLTPSDTRRLIYSVLTDLQKKKLEEELELDFSFGIKDVARFRGNAYFQRQSLAAAFRLIPFSIPDFKNLGLPPVMESFAHKDKGLVLVTGPTGSGKSTTLASLIKIINDTYYHHIITIEDPIEFVYEHNKSLITQRELGTDTKSFARALRAALREDPDVILVGEMRDPETIEAALTAAETGHLVFSTLHTNSTIETINRIVDVFPAEKQDQIRTQLSFVLVGAVAQKLLKRKDGKGRVAAVEVFIPTPAIRNLIRENKLHQIYSMMQTGQAATGMVTMNQSLARLYLEGKIDLEEAKRVSPDPKELEALIKAYQKG; from the coding sequence ATGGCGGAACTTTCGATGATAAACCTCCTGAAAGAGGTGGTAGACAGGGGAGCTTCCGACCTCCACATAGCGCCCGGCAGCCCTCCGAGGCTCAGAATAGTGGGAGACCTGGTTCCGCTCACGGAATACGGAACACTCACCCCCTCCGATACCCGAAGGCTCATCTACAGCGTTTTAACCGATTTACAGAAGAAAAAGCTGGAAGAGGAGCTGGAGCTGGACTTCTCCTTCGGGATAAAAGACGTTGCAAGGTTCAGGGGAAACGCCTACTTCCAGAGGCAGAGCCTTGCAGCTGCCTTCAGGTTAATCCCCTTCAGCATTCCGGATTTCAAAAACCTGGGGCTGCCTCCGGTGATGGAGAGCTTCGCCCACAAAGATAAAGGGCTTGTTCTCGTTACAGGTCCCACAGGCTCAGGTAAATCTACAACTCTGGCCTCGCTGATAAAGATAATAAACGACACCTACTACCACCACATAATCACAATAGAAGACCCGATAGAATTCGTCTACGAGCACAACAAATCCCTCATCACCCAGAGGGAGCTGGGAACCGACACGAAGAGCTTCGCAAGGGCCCTGAGGGCTGCCCTTCGTGAAGACCCCGACGTAATCCTCGTGGGAGAGATGAGGGACCCGGAGACAATCGAGGCGGCCCTGACGGCGGCGGAAACGGGCCACCTGGTCTTCTCCACGCTCCACACAAACTCAACGATAGAAACAATTAACCGTATAGTAGACGTCTTCCCCGCAGAGAAACAGGACCAGATAAGAACCCAGCTTTCGTTCGTTCTTGTAGGTGCGGTAGCCCAAAAACTCCTAAAGAGGAAGGACGGCAAGGGCAGGGTTGCGGCCGTAGAGGTGTTCATACCGACGCCGGCAATAAGAAACCTCATAAGGGAGAACAAACTCCACCAAATCTACTCGATGATGCAGACCGGCCAGGCCGCAACCGGAATGGTGACAATGAACCAGAGCCTTGCAAGGCTCTACCTGGAAGGGAAAATCGACCTTGAAGAGGCCAAGAGGGTCTCGCCCGACCCCAAAGAGCTGGAAGCCCTCATTAAAGCATATCAGAAAGGGTAG
- a CDS encoding clostripain-related cysteine peptidase, with the protein MVKKAPLALTLLFTFGCGGGGGSTGQITVSGTFSASYVKGVKVCIEGTGPCTTTDNSGRFSLESPTQRPLMSFWLPGVKLGDYQLQNSGETVTPFKIMGNATLGLTLAEIIHGAAGDINGTESRLDFENVTVSANVTSLQEALRSKEPFTLSVKNPQGEFTLNVDPSNATVEACTNGTCRQVSYRKWLVLIYMDGDNSLSSYAREDLKELQAVTYNPQVKVVALTDYAGSTPTQIAVSNEITGKLDITNSTYEPDMGDPQTLESFVKEFTGRFPAPNVALILWNHGDGWRSSKIAAEDATSRDYLFMFELVNALKELRSKGITVNLVGFDECLMGMEEVAYDLKDLTDVTVASEALEPGNGWDYTRVAGWISSNPAATPWEFAKAIVDAYYQTYKDSPADWPLTLTAVSSQQAQQIADNLDTLYGLLSNQTVEQFAAARSNATEVYDSGSYLYHVDLKSFAQALKLTGSDQIKTAAEELLGTLNGTYTAVIPAIDGTTYGGLSVYFPPTLASDEENLYCYFMETPGDCYGQTDYYNPFAQTLWDNFLQTYYQLEGE; encoded by the coding sequence ATGGTGAAAAAAGCACCCCTTGCACTAACCCTCCTTTTCACCTTCGGCTGCGGAGGAGGAGGCGGCTCAACAGGTCAGATAACCGTAAGCGGAACCTTCAGCGCAAGCTATGTAAAGGGAGTAAAAGTATGCATAGAAGGGACCGGACCGTGCACCACAACCGACAACAGCGGCCGCTTCAGCCTTGAGTCCCCGACCCAAAGGCCGCTTATGTCGTTCTGGCTGCCTGGAGTAAAGCTGGGAGACTACCAGCTACAGAACAGCGGAGAGACCGTTACCCCCTTCAAGATAATGGGAAACGCAACTCTCGGTTTAACGCTGGCAGAGATAATCCACGGAGCCGCCGGCGACATTAACGGAACGGAGTCCAGGTTAGACTTTGAAAACGTAACCGTAAGCGCAAACGTAACATCGCTCCAGGAAGCCCTTAGGTCAAAAGAGCCCTTTACCCTCTCTGTTAAAAACCCCCAAGGCGAGTTCACCCTTAACGTAGACCCTTCAAACGCAACGGTGGAGGCCTGCACAAACGGAACGTGCCGGCAGGTAAGCTACAGGAAGTGGCTCGTTCTCATCTACATGGACGGAGACAACTCACTGAGCAGCTACGCCAGAGAAGACCTCAAGGAACTCCAGGCGGTTACCTACAACCCCCAGGTAAAAGTGGTAGCCCTGACAGACTACGCAGGCTCCACTCCCACGCAGATAGCAGTTTCAAACGAAATCACCGGGAAGCTCGACATCACAAACAGCACCTACGAGCCCGACATGGGAGACCCCCAAACCTTAGAGAGCTTCGTAAAAGAGTTCACGGGCCGGTTCCCGGCACCCAACGTGGCCCTGATACTCTGGAACCACGGCGACGGCTGGAGGAGCTCCAAAATAGCGGCCGAAGACGCAACGAGCAGAGACTACCTCTTTATGTTCGAGCTGGTTAACGCCCTTAAAGAGCTCCGCTCGAAAGGGATAACCGTTAACCTGGTAGGGTTCGACGAGTGTCTCATGGGAATGGAAGAGGTCGCCTACGACCTTAAAGACTTAACCGACGTAACCGTTGCCTCGGAAGCCTTAGAGCCGGGAAACGGCTGGGACTACACCCGGGTTGCAGGATGGATAAGCTCAAACCCTGCCGCAACCCCCTGGGAATTTGCAAAGGCGATAGTTGACGCCTACTACCAAACCTATAAAGACTCACCGGCAGACTGGCCCCTAACCCTAACCGCAGTCTCCTCCCAGCAGGCCCAGCAGATAGCCGACAACCTCGACACACTCTACGGTCTACTGTCGAACCAAACGGTAGAGCAGTTTGCGGCGGCCCGCTCCAACGCAACGGAAGTTTACGACAGCGGCTCCTACCTTTACCACGTGGACCTCAAATCCTTTGCCCAAGCCCTTAAACTCACGGGCTCCGACCAGATTAAAACGGCGGCCGAGGAACTCCTCGGCACCCTAAACGGAACCTACACGGCAGTTATCCCGGCAATCGACGGAACAACCTACGGCGGCCTCTCCGTTTACTTCCCGCCCACACTGGCAAGCGACGAAGAAAACCTTTACTGCTACTTCATGGAGACCCCGGGCGACTGCTACGGCCAAACCGACTACTACAACCCCTTTGCCCAGACACTCTGGGACAACTTCCTTCAAACCTACTACCAGTTGGAGGGAGAATGA
- the thiL gene encoding thiamine-phosphate kinase, which yields MRTGEFELIRALSELTPVNGETVVGIGDDAAVVKLRGPKAAISTDALVEGSHFKSEWRELVPELFELLGRKLLAVSVSDLASTGAVPKFATVTLGVTPETEEGELLALYKGLGELARTLNVAVVGGDTVKSSTLFFDLTLIGEVKGEPLLRSRAEPGEVVAVTGSFGDSYGGLVQLLKGEVVNRRLVERFLNPPVRLREGLKAAGLGVKCGTDVSDGLAFNLYTVAESSRVAVEVESSKIPVSDDLVNLLGRQKALEAALFGGEDYELIVTAPEKLAEELEKAGFKVIGRVREGSGVFVDGKRIEPKGYDHFCREG from the coding sequence ATGAGAACCGGTGAGTTTGAGCTTATAAGAGCGCTATCGGAGCTTACCCCCGTTAACGGAGAGACGGTTGTAGGAATAGGGGACGACGCAGCAGTAGTAAAGCTCCGGGGTCCAAAGGCGGCAATTTCCACAGACGCCTTAGTAGAGGGAAGCCACTTTAAAAGCGAGTGGAGAGAGCTCGTCCCCGAGCTTTTTGAGCTGTTGGGCCGGAAATTGCTCGCAGTGTCGGTAAGCGACCTGGCCTCAACGGGTGCGGTGCCCAAATTTGCAACGGTTACCTTGGGAGTTACCCCCGAAACAGAGGAGGGGGAGCTTCTCGCCCTCTACAAGGGGCTGGGAGAGCTCGCCCGAACCCTCAACGTGGCGGTAGTGGGAGGAGATACGGTAAAGAGCTCCACCCTCTTTTTCGACCTAACGCTCATAGGGGAAGTTAAAGGGGAGCCTCTGCTCCGCTCAAGGGCCGAGCCCGGAGAGGTTGTGGCCGTAACCGGGAGCTTCGGCGACAGCTACGGCGGCCTCGTTCAGCTCCTCAAAGGGGAAGTGGTTAACAGACGGCTTGTTGAACGGTTCTTAAACCCTCCCGTAAGGCTCAGAGAGGGGTTAAAGGCGGCAGGGCTCGGCGTAAAGTGCGGAACCGACGTGAGCGACGGCCTGGCCTTTAACCTCTACACCGTTGCAGAAAGCTCACGGGTTGCAGTTGAAGTTGAGAGCTCAAAAATCCCCGTGTCGGACGATTTGGTAAACTTGCTGGGCCGCCAGAAGGCCCTTGAAGCCGCCCTTTTCGGGGGGGAAGACTACGAGCTCATAGTTACCGCGCCCGAAAAGCTGGCAGAAGAACTCGAAAAAGCGGGCTTCAAGGTAATAGGAAGGGTGAGAGAGGGGAGCGGGGTTTTTGTGGACGGAAAAAGAATAGAGCCGAAAGGATACGACCACTTCTGCCGGGAGGGTTAA
- the dnaX gene encoding DNA polymerase III subunit gamma/tau: MAYLAIPRKYRPQRFDQVVGQDFITKTLKNAIKSGRFAHAYIFAGPRGVGKTTTARIVAKALNCENPTDGEPCNSCPQCLEISKGAHPDVIEVDAATNRGIDQIRELRESVHYAPARGKRKVYIIDEFHMLTKEAFNALLKTLEEPPEHAVFILATTEIDKIPPTILSRCQKFLFRKVPRELIVETLERICRSEGVEFDREALELIAVASEGCIRDAESLLDQAIALGGGRVDSKVVSEFLGVLTGRELRNLLQTAFKGDKAELRTQVKRLEELGYNPLFVVKQLLSWLEEELFRTTTFSEEEVNAAFQLLSECYRSLQNHPQPYTALLFYLFRLSYFKDVKRLSELLSGGISLTVPAQSPEKKTAHDPLNSLIHSVKDLGNLVEVTAKSEIAYRMLNEQLALLRERFKKEVKLLPPSKRERSKRELSPESNDKIDLMVRLLNAKVISVRPKERDENSDS; encoded by the coding sequence ATGGCGTACCTTGCAATCCCCCGAAAGTACAGGCCTCAGCGGTTCGACCAGGTAGTAGGCCAGGACTTTATAACCAAAACCCTGAAGAACGCCATAAAGAGCGGCCGTTTTGCCCACGCCTACATATTTGCCGGCCCGAGGGGCGTAGGTAAAACCACGACTGCGAGGATTGTTGCCAAAGCCCTTAACTGTGAAAACCCCACAGACGGAGAGCCCTGTAACAGCTGCCCCCAGTGCCTTGAGATTTCTAAGGGAGCTCACCCCGACGTTATAGAGGTAGATGCCGCAACCAACAGGGGGATAGACCAGATAAGGGAGCTTCGCGAGTCGGTCCACTACGCTCCGGCTCGGGGGAAGCGCAAGGTTTACATAATAGACGAGTTCCACATGCTCACTAAGGAGGCCTTTAACGCCCTTCTGAAAACCCTTGAAGAGCCTCCCGAGCACGCCGTTTTCATACTTGCAACTACCGAAATAGACAAAATACCCCCTACAATACTCTCAAGGTGTCAGAAGTTCCTGTTCAGAAAAGTCCCCCGGGAGCTCATAGTTGAAACGCTGGAGAGAATTTGCCGCTCCGAAGGTGTTGAGTTCGATAGAGAAGCTCTTGAACTTATAGCAGTTGCCTCTGAAGGGTGTATAAGGGATGCGGAGAGCCTGCTCGACCAGGCCATAGCCTTGGGCGGCGGCAGGGTAGACTCCAAAGTGGTTTCGGAGTTCCTCGGAGTTCTTACTGGAAGGGAGCTTCGAAACCTCTTACAAACGGCTTTCAAGGGAGACAAAGCGGAGCTTCGCACCCAGGTTAAAAGGCTTGAGGAGCTCGGCTACAACCCCCTTTTCGTGGTTAAACAGCTCCTCTCCTGGCTGGAGGAGGAGCTCTTCAGAACGACCACCTTCTCCGAAGAGGAGGTTAACGCCGCCTTCCAGCTCCTTTCAGAGTGCTACCGGTCGCTCCAGAACCACCCTCAACCCTATACTGCTCTGCTCTTTTACCTCTTCAGGCTCTCCTACTTCAAAGACGTAAAGAGGCTTTCGGAGCTGCTTTCCGGCGGCATCAGCTTAACGGTGCCGGCTCAGAGCCCAGAAAAAAAAACGGCTCATGACCCCTTAAACTCCCTTATTCACTCCGTTAAAGACTTGGGAAACCTTGTAGAGGTAACGGCAAAGAGCGAAATTGCCTACAGAATGCTGAACGAGCAGCTTGCGCTTTTAAGGGAGCGTTTCAAGAAGGAGGTTAAACTCCTTCCCCCTTCAAAAAGAGAGCGCTCGAAACGGGAGCTTTCCCCTGAGAGCAACGATAAAATTGACCTGATGGTGAGGCTTTTAAACGCCAAGGTTATATCTGTAAGGCCCAAGGAGAGAGATGAGAATTCTGATAGTTGA
- a CDS encoding aminotransferase class I/II-fold pyridoxal phosphate-dependent enzyme, producing MKWLKSELERIKEQNLYRRLFHFESPPGKVLELEGRKFINFASNDYLGLASAASLECLRRWGAGSGASRLVSGSFTVHRELEKELARLKKTEDALLFSTGYMANVGVISALAGKGDLILSDSLNHASIIDGCRLSRADILVYNHCDLEHLESLLKENRGRYRRCFLVTDSVFSMDGDLAPLDGLFRLKRLYGAVLIIDDAHATGVVGWSSLELFGLTPDDTTVLVGTLGKALGTFGAFVAGSSLLREYLINRCRSFIYTTALPPFVACQTLENLKLVPERMALLRRRLSFFRNLTGINSPSAVFPYLCSSPERALALSEFLRERGFWVPAIRPPTVKQSRLRISVTAEHTEEELRLLWSSIREFELTL from the coding sequence GTGAAGTGGCTGAAGAGTGAGCTCGAAAGGATAAAGGAGCAGAACCTCTACAGGCGGCTGTTTCACTTTGAGTCTCCTCCCGGAAAGGTTTTAGAGCTTGAGGGCAGGAAGTTCATCAACTTCGCCTCAAACGACTACCTGGGGCTTGCCTCTGCCGCCTCTTTAGAGTGTTTGAGGCGTTGGGGGGCCGGCAGCGGAGCCTCCAGGCTGGTATCGGGCTCTTTTACCGTTCACAGGGAGCTTGAAAAAGAGCTTGCCCGCCTGAAGAAGACCGAAGACGCCCTGCTCTTTTCCACCGGTTACATGGCAAACGTAGGGGTGATTTCTGCCCTTGCCGGCAAAGGCGACCTGATTCTTTCAGACTCTTTAAACCACGCCTCCATAATAGACGGCTGCAGGCTCAGCAGGGCCGACATTCTTGTTTACAACCACTGTGACCTTGAGCACCTTGAGTCCCTTCTTAAGGAGAACAGGGGGCGTTACCGCCGCTGCTTTTTGGTTACCGACTCGGTTTTCAGTATGGACGGAGACCTTGCCCCCTTAGACGGCCTCTTTAGGCTTAAAAGGCTCTACGGCGCCGTTCTGATTATAGACGACGCCCACGCAACCGGCGTTGTGGGGTGGTCTTCCCTGGAGCTCTTTGGCCTTACGCCCGACGACACAACCGTTTTGGTGGGAACCCTGGGAAAGGCCCTCGGAACTTTCGGGGCCTTTGTGGCGGGAAGCTCCCTCCTTAGGGAGTACCTGATAAACAGGTGCAGGAGCTTCATCTACACAACCGCCCTTCCCCCCTTTGTGGCCTGCCAAACCCTGGAGAACCTGAAGCTCGTTCCCGAGAGGATGGCCCTCCTCCGCCGGAGGCTGAGCTTCTTCCGCAACTTAACCGGCATAAACTCCCCTTCTGCCGTTTTCCCCTACCTCTGTTCCTCCCCTGAGAGGGCCCTTGCCCTTTCGGAGTTCCTCAGAGAGAGGGGCTTTTGGGTTCCGGCAATCAGGCCTCCAACGGTTAAACAGAGCAGGCTGAGGATTTCGGTAACGGCAGAGCATACGGAAGAGGAGCTCCGCCTGCTGTGGAGCTCCATAAGGGAGTTTGAGCTTACTTTATGA